The Pungitius pungitius chromosome 8, fPunPun2.1, whole genome shotgun sequence genome has a window encoding:
- the hmces gene encoding abasic site processing protein HMCES, which produces MCGRTACTLASDEVSRACSYRNRAGQRRQPRWRDGDADTYRPSYNKSPQSMSPVLLSQRHFDKNALVDECVLASMRWGLVPSWFKENDPSKMQYSTNNCRSENILEKKTYKDPLIKGQRCVILADGFYEWKRQAKDKQPFFIYFPQTQGTSRKKTEDEDDPTTSARNKKNSETVSPPEKASPDLTERREPLGEWTGWKLLTMAGLFDCWTPPGGGEPLYTYSVITVNASPDLEGIHDRMPAVLDGEEEVRRWLDFGEVKTPDAMKLLQSKNTLTFHPVSSLVNNSRNNSPECLQPIDPNSKKEPKPTASSKMMMNWLKSSAPSKRKEPTTCENKEEQESIAECKSTGALQQWLQGANKKPRTR; this is translated from the exons ATGTGTGGAAGAACCGCGTGCACGCTGGCTTCCGACGAGGTTAGCCGAGCCTGCTCTTACAGAAACCGAGCAGGGCAACGCAGACAGCCCCGCTGGAGGGATGGAGACGCGGACACCTACCGACCCTCTTACAACAAGAGCCCCCAGTCTATGAGTCCCGTCCTGCTGTCCCAGAGGCACTTCGACAAG AATGCTCTtgtggatgagtgtgtgttggCCTCCATGCGCTGGGGTCTGGTTCCTTCCTGGTTCAAGGAGAATGATCCGAGCAAGATGCAATACAGTACCAACAACTGCCGCAGTGAAAATATATTGGAGAAGAAAACATACAAG GACCCCCTGATTAAAGGACAGCGCTGTGTCATCCTGGCTGATGGCTTTTATGAGTGGAAGAGGCAGGCAAAAGACAAGCAGCCATTCTTCATCTACTTCCCTCAGACCCAGGGAACCAGTCGGAAGAAAACAGAGGATGAGGATGACCCCACGACCTCGGCCCGCAATAAGAAGAATTCAGAGACAGTGAGCCCTCCAGAGAAGGCCTCCCCTGACTTGACAGAG AGAAGAGAACCATTAGGTGAGTGGACTGGATGGAAGTTGCTCACTATGGCTGGACTGTTTGACTGCTGGACACCTCCTGGTGGTGGAGAACCCCTCTACACATACAGTGTAATCACTGTGAATGCTTCCCCAGACCTGGAAGGCATTCATGATAG GATGCCAGCggtcctggatggagaggaagaagtgAGACGATGGCTGGATTTTGGAGAGGTGAAGACTCCAGATGCCATGAAACTGCTCCAGTCTAAGAACACGTTGACTTTTCACCCAGTCTCTTCATTAGTAAACAACTCTCGCAACAACTCTCCGGAGTGCCTTCAGCCCATTGATCCTAACAGCAAAAAG GAGCCCAAACCCACAGCCAGCAGTAAGATGATGATGAACTGGTTAAAGAGCAGTGCACCTTCAAAGAGAAAGGAGCCAACCACATGTGAAAATAAAGAAGAGCAAGAAAGCATAGCAGAGTGCAAGTCTACAGGAGCACTTCAACAGTGGCTTCAGGGGGCCAATAAAAAACCAAGAACCAGATGA